gatccacctccaaccatgtcctctccagacgctcatgcacggatggaaagaattgatagaggtggcggcccttggtagaagattcccatctacactgccactcagtcagaagttcatcccagacgtccgttaaaggcttgagcaatctatcaattttgcttcgatcacgttgtgctagaaagtttgcggaaaagttaggtctcgcattatagtacatggcagcacgtcgctgcacctcaagatcgactggaagtagtcccgcgagcacaggtagggcctctgtgctaaccgtcctataagccttacacagaaagatcaaggctagacgctgaccttggagaagctttcgccgtaccgcgcctattgtggccctatcagcccacaccggtgccccgtagcacacgcatcccaggtaggttgctccgtagatggttctgagcgtaagaaaagagagaccccaggtagccttcgaaattcgcgtgagcgcatagaaattgtttttggctttctcactaatagtcttaatatgttcaataaaagaaaagtttttttctaggactagaccgagatagcaaaccgactccttacgtttgacgggaacgttattgaatttaatagacggccatgatttcaaatttcctttaagcaataattgataggttttatggggtgcaaaagttaatcgattacgttcgccccatcgcgagatcctactgaggcagtccttagctaaattctctagtccggctcgagtatttgattgtattaacaaaaggccatcatccgcatatccagtcaacgtaCAACCAGAAGGTATAGGGGGTCGCGAGCAAgtcatcaaaccctaaattccacagatacgggccaataaccgagccctgaggacatcccattgacaacgacttcgaccgagaaaaattaccaagtttcagttttacagaaccatgaagaaaataagtgtataatagtttgtatatgttactaaagcaaccacgacccttcagtttaaggagtagcattggccaccacgcgttatcaaaggcaccggaaatgtctagaaaaatgcctactacatatttgtgctcagacgaagtcactatggttcggacagagagagctgcgtctacagtagatttacccacagtaaaaccaaattgattattgtgaaatttcggtccaccgggcagcaaacgaggaacgataagccgctcaagaagttttcctaatgatggtaaaagcgtaataggccggtatgacttagggtcatcgggtggtttatttccattcttaggtattatgcgaatgaatccacgtcgccatatacgaggaaagacgccctccgctatacaacgattaaagacagacaggatcgcgtcagccgcagatttgcacgcttctattatcattttatttgaaactttatcctcaccagacgatttattcataggcaacgttttaataacagttacgagctcattgatggaaggtagatcagacaccggtgaattgggtggtatagccgcccacgacctaatctgttgatgataatcgctatctgtctcggatacatcgtcagggatgagttcatcgagtagaacttccgttgtctcctcaataccagtggtgtgaacattgttgacttttatgttctgtacgaacgccagatcgacggatctattggctttgaactcatggtacagaggcgaccacggaccctcgctttccagcctctgcactactctccgcaacaggttacccttagccttctccactgaagccctataacgtgacctggcaactctaaacgcaatcaatgcttcatcaaatgcaaaaccagtaactttacgtttttttagtctatttaattgtttgtataCCTAGGTTGTGGTGCGGGTCGGTTCCCATGTCCCCGTCCCCGCCTGGCTTGATAGCTCGCCTCCCTGCGCGCGCGCATCTCCTCCGGGTTCACACAGAAGTCCATCTTATTTCTACTACTACTCGGCTTCTCTTCTTCTTGACCTTCTGGCTCATCGTCCGACTCCTCCTGGAAGAAGATTatggttttataaataaaattatgagtaaaTGCAATGGAACTTTgaagaaatcctagtgtgttgtctcacactaggattttttcctgtgtcgttgtgcgtttacaaacatacaatttcacatacacatgacacttaaAACtggaacaatttgtggatcacacaaagagttgttccgtatgggaatcgaacccgctacacgttgcgcggcaggcggttgcctagccaccgcgctaCTTTCACAAAACGTTGCTTTCAATACAGTTTGTACTAGTAAAATTTACACGTTAGAAGGATGTCATTAGTTTTACTGAAACATCCACCGTACCTCTTGGTCCCGATCGTACTGGCGCAGCGCCCGTGGAGTGACGAAGGGTCTCCGCGCGTCCTCCGTGAGGTCGGCGGTGGGCGCCACGCCGTCCGAGTCGTACGTGTCGTCGTACTCGTCCGAGTACAGCGCCTCCTCGTCGCATACCAAACTGGAACATTGGAATATTCATAACAATAATGTAAATATGGTCTTTGATGAACTTGGATCTTGGAGATCTAACTGGACCAGCCCACTGTacagaaaatatgtatttatttattaaatactttattcCATATACACTGTGAAATTGAATGCCATGGGTATTCTCTGACAATCAACCATTGGGTATTGCAAAACGATGAAGTGGTAGGTGCAAAGTTACAGAAGAAAAAACATAATGTAAAAAACTAACTTTGATTCATAttatctaagcattgttttcttatacgacaaaataaaaaatacttgtcaaatattttttaaattacctatctgacgaactaaatagatttctaaTTTCCATACCGCGTCTTATAAACTAGCCTCATACAAACAGATGCATACCGGTTTAAGTTCATAGACctgaaaaacaacattaaataaaaaatccactCACTTATACTTGCTATAAATGTCCACCATCTTCTTAACCTCAGACTTATCATCTAACATCTCCTTAAGGTCCTTGTACTTGGACCTGCGCTTGCCGACGTGGATCTTGGAGACGTCCACGTCGTCCCTGGTCATGATATCGAACTGGTCTCCATCGAACACGTTCAGCCGCGCCACGCCCGTCTCCAGGAACTTCTTGTCTAACGGATCTTCAGGGATTATTGGAAGCGACTGGTCTAATGCTGTGAATAGGGGAAAGAAACGTTAACTTTTATGTTAAATTTCTTAAAATCTGATAAtggttatggtataagccggtgaatgagcagaccgatcacctgatggtgattgtgaaagcaattgccgccgccaatggacacttgaaacaccagaggcgttacaaatgcgttgccggcctttttgggggttaggaatttaattatGCATTGTTGggaattcggggattgggaagggggtaattgggcctccggtaacctcactcacacaacgaaacacaacgcaagcgttgttttacgtcggttttctgtgagaccgtggtatcactccggtcgagccggcccattcgtgccgaagcatggctctcccacacttgaataaaTACAAGATATAAACAAACTTACCTCTCAACGGCTCAGCGAGATTATCTTCCAAAACACTATTAATAACCCTCTCCGCATTAAACCCATAGTGTTGCAAGCATTTCAATATAAACCCGTCCCCTAAATGTGGGAAAATATCTTTGACTTCACTTATTAAAGATTCTTCCCTAACATTGTCTGGTATTTCTGCGTCTAAGGGGGTATTTTGTTGCGTAGGAGTTTCTATATGTCCGTTTGTAAGTTGGTCTGTTGGGGCTGCTAACTCCGGAACAGGCTCGTCCAGGTTTGAGTAGATAGCTTGGAGAATGAAGTCAGTCTTTACTGTGTCTCTGAAGTGCGTTCaggttttattttcttgtatttttttttttgttggttgtGCTAAAAGTAGTGGTTCTCGAAGTTGTTTGGACTACGACCTGTCTAAATTAAGTTCTCAAACTCAGGGCCCACCTTTACAGAATAAAACCGTtactattatgaaaaataaaatactgaacgGTTGGTTATTGTGACATTCTACAGACACATGGGTTACGCACCATAGTTTGGGAAACCTTGGCTTTAAGTGATTAATCGATTTTGACGAATTATGGCAAAGAGAAAATATAATGAATCAATAAGAAGAGGCCATTATTGAATTGATAGACAAATTttataaactgaaataaataaagccaAGTGTAATAAGTTATGGGTATGAGAAGCACACTaatgtagtatttattaattaaagtaatattaattatagtcCTGTCtatacatcaataaataaccCCTTAACTCACAGAATCCcaaaaaaaactacatacatCTTTTCATTCAAAATCCACCCTAATCACCTCACAATAAAGTAGCATTTCCCTTAAAGACTGGTTGTAAAAGGTCTCATCATTCAAAAACCACCCTAATCACCTCACAATAAAGTCGCATTTCCCTTGAAGACTGGTTGTAAAAGGATACATGTCGGGGTATGCCTGCCGTAGCATCTCGAGGTCATCGTGTACGGGGTAGCAGGAGTGGTAGTCCTTGATGAGCAGCTTCTCCGAGAGCCCGTCCATCATCACCGCCAGGTAGTCTTCCACGTGGTTCGCTATACTGCCTCTGTAAAATGGACTAGAGATAAGAACTTAGACATTCGGaacgtcaatttatttatttattaacggcgcattccaataacctacctatcggtagatttgcctaccagcggtagaattttgacatattttgtatggagcttatgtcaaaatactaccgctggtaggcaaatctgccgataggtaggttattggaatgcgccgatTAAGGAACATGGAGGACTTACAgctaaaacaaacatattataacaatttgtgCGATTTATTCCAATCTGAGTATTATCGTGTAAAAGATAaggacataaatataaaaataggcaTTAAGGGACATAAAATGACATGCatagaacataaaaataaaacgcccgTATTGTTGTTGCGAGGTGCACAAATGGACGTAGGGacactagtttcgagttacagagtgCCGCCTAGTAAGTTAGTAAGATgcgcgacgtcgctgcgtctgcgcatgctgctcatgatgaaaattccttctgtaactcgaaactagtagagcgtgTCCTATTTATAGTTCTCAcgactatcgtgagacatgctaaactgacaatatagtttaaaaaataaaaaaaagttttattaattactcaCTCTCCACTAAAAATGGCACTTTTGTAAGCGGCAAGTATTTCCCTGAATATGTCAATGAGCTCGGCGCGCACGGTGTCGATGTGTGCCTCGATCTCCGTGTACGTGACGCTGGTCTGGTCTCCCGTCTCCTCTAGCTTCTCATACAAGAGCGGGATGCCGTACTCGTAGAGTTGAACTATACTGAAACAAAACTTTAAGAGGTGAGGTATAGGGTTCATTTTTGAATGACGTAAGTGTATTAAGGTGCGCCGTCATTTTCTGGGACCTCATACATAAAGAACTACCTCATTTCTCAAGTGGTAGAAAGTGCGGCTGCTGAGTATGGCGTCTGGACGTTCATTTCTGATTCGAGCAAATTATTTATGGAGATTTTTggaaatttctcggtagtaacACGCGAGTTTGCAATTGTACGGCAATACAAACATGGTATAAACTACACGCAATTCTGCAAACTCCTCGGAAGACTGCACCGTTGGCGCCGATAgttgggcaaccgactgccacgcaacgtgtagcgggttcgattcccgcacggagcaactctttgtgatccacaaattgttgtttcgggtctgggttgtaaacgcacccacgacacaggacaaaatcctagtcCAACGGACAAtgctttttataaagaaaaagaagactAAAAACGATAACATTaactacattaaataataatctcaAACTAACTCACCTGATAACAAAATTAGTCTTCCTAAATATAGGCACGCTCTTCGGGTACACTTCGAGGAATATCCTCAAGGTCATACTGGTGTCCAGTAAATGCACCACCAGGTCCTTCAGCACGCCGAACGTCAGTTTGTCTGCAGCCTTCGAGTTGGACGGACGTCTGATCTCCGAGAAACCTTTGAAAGTCTCCGGTAAATTCGGTGGACCCTCGCTATCGTAATCTTTGTTCACTTGCAGGATTATGTATTTGAATGCCTGTGggaataattaaagtattttttataattattgtggaGTTTCCATGCTTCAAAAGAAGCTTACTGATCTATGGCTCCTTTTTAtatgataaattaattgaatatttaataaataaatacattagaaTACACAGCTTCCTGATGTGATTGTTCGACGGTGCGCAACAATCAAGTGTGTGATGCCATTTACCCATAATTATGGGCCCCATTcctagcttgaaactagtcgataaCTCTCGATCAGTTACGTGAAAAGAACAAgcatagtataataaaatttaagcaATTTAGTTTATCTGactatattttttacacaaagAATCACTTGGgaattttatagaatttttgACCAATCATTTCTAAGATTCACAATTGCACTTTAAACTGAAATAAACCTGCTTACCTCCTTAACAAAAGCGACAGCTGCGACGGCATCGCCCTCGTACCGCGGTTGCAGCCCGAACACACAATCCAGCACCCTGCCCACATGTCGCCCATTGTCCACGCCGTACGTGAGGCACAGGTCCCATATGATCGGTATCGTGAATATAAACTTATCGTACAGTAGATCTGCCATGAATTCTTTGGTCATCCATTGTGTctggaattaaaaataatataatgtactttCATATTtcatcagaaaaatatttttgtatgatcaCAGTGTGATAGTTGATCGGGTATACCACTGTGAAAATCATAACTTTTGTATCTCTTTATATCATCCAGTGTGATGATTGAcccgggtctgagtgtgatgaCTATATGTGAATATGATGTTTGTAACCGACCACCACATGAgagaaaatgataataataataacttttatttgtggatcacacaaagagttgtttggtgcgggaatcgagcccgctacccggttgcccagccactgcacagTCAATCACAAAATGTCCACCTTGTATGAGAATACAAGGTGGACATTTTGTGATTGACTTGACATTTATGTTGACCATAATGCCAGTTATTAAAATGCctgtttaacacattaaacgccatgggagCAAAAGTGACtagctagcggaggatttgccttcaacacatttttgttggcagtcaaaatcttaagaattaattgaatttaatgcTTTAACTGTGCCATACCTTACTCTCCTTATTAGTGACGAGCCGGCTGAACACAATGAGCACGTGTCTCCGTATGTCCTCGTACAGTGTCTGCACGTCGCGGCTCTCGTGCGGCGCGATGTACGGCGGCGTGGCCTCCTGTAGGAACGATACTAGCGCGTCCATGCACTGCGAGTGATACAGGATTGTGCTCCAAAACCTGAGGATATGGAGTAAAAGAGGTGAAGAATGGATTCATTTAAGAAAAGTTTACTTAAATTACcgctcttcccaatccccgattccccaacaacccttaaattcctaacccccaaaagcaacgcacttgtcacgcctctggtgtatcgggtcttattttataacttttaccACAAAAAAAGAGTTTTTAAGAGAGAGGATAGCATTGATGTTAAGCATAGAGAACGCAACCCACAAGTCCGTTGGCGTATGGAAAATAACTACAATCTGTGTTCGACTAACTAGGTACTATAGATCCTTAGATTTGTATGAGAAATCAACCCATTTTGAAAAGcgaaaaaacatcaaaaagaaTTGTTACCAGCAAGTAAACATACCTACTCCAATCTGTAATtgttttcattggattttctactttatatcaaaacaataaaaatcaaataaagatatttGACATTTTGAAAGAATGTCAACTAACATTCTGGCATTACGGTCACTTTAAAAGtgcaataattaaatatagtgTTACCTATGATATTCTAAGCTGAGCAGCCACTTGACATCCTCCAGATACCCCTCCATCCTGGCCTTCCAGGTGTCGACGGCTCCCAGCACGATGGTGCTGCCTGACGGTGGCCGCTCGTATATCGTCATCTCACGCTTCTCCACCCAATATGGGTCCTGGAATTATTATAAACGGATAAGTTTGATTAGAAGATAGACAGAAAGATTTACCtgttatgtttatttcttgTGCAGAAAAGAACTACATGTCAGTTAAAGGAACAGGCTATATGCCGACGCATTTGTATTAATATAAAGAACCAGGTAAAGAATGTGAATCCTAATGTGAGgcaaagttatataaaaaactttGCCTCAAATTAGGATATTCTTATGTATctgggtgagtttacaaacatacaagttcaaatacacatgatacccagccccgaaacaacaatgtgtggatcacacaaagagttgatccgtgcgggagTCGAAACCccttacacgttgcgcggcagccggttatcCAGTCACCGCAACAATTATGCAGTCAGTTTGTTAAATGACACATTTTGGTAATATTTCCTAAATTCATACTAATATAGTTATTTTCGAGACTTAAAAGGCCAGCCAATTAACCCCAGTTTAATAATCAAACCCAAAACCTCTTTTTGTTACCTACATTCAACAGAAATGATATTATGTCATTTATGTATTCACTTTCTGTCTACATATGAATtatgtcacatttatttatttttaacagataCCTAAACAAAGAAACTTAACAAAAAGCTATATTTAGTAAATTACGAAAGCTATTACACTCAATATCAAAGTGCTATAGTGATAACAAGATAAGTACTATCAAACAGTCTGAGTGCCTAACACTAATATGTAACATAGCAACAAAACAACTTATCCTAACCCATGGCCACTTGTTAAttggattttcaaccttataacaaaacaaagaaagtcGAAAATCTGTTCTAACAGTTTGAAGTAGGTTAAACTACTGGGCTCCTGATACCCAAATCTGATAAATGGCTTTTCTTttatatcttaatttttattgtttaggtAATTTACCCGTGGTATAGACTGTACAACAATAGGTGCATTGTGCAGTAATATCTAGAACACCTCAAATGCATTTGTGCAGTGAATCAGGGTATTCCCCTAAAGGTTAACTAATGCAGTCATAACAAATTTAATGCATTGTGTGCTGTAGCTATGTAGGTATGATAATGCATTTTTCTTGTACTAGCTTCTTGCTTATGGCTTCACCTATGTTAcatgaataaaaatagttttaagtaattaatattataataggtacttttttttaaatagttaattacataatgtgaagtAGTTTAACATCATATTTAACTGTATAATTTATTGGATTaagctgtaaataaaaaaataaaaacgtacagtctatgttcaaagtcaaagtcaaagtcaaagtcaaagcatttatttcaattaatcctaaataaggcacttttgaaacgtcaaattgaattgtccgtcagtctgtctgtcagtgaagctaggcgctcgttccaaagtgtagcttcgaatggagaagaacgagcaagaaactccatcgttactcttttaaaaaagaagttttttacaatttctctgatacactatttatctattttatatatatgtaggaacaatgtaactacaatacgtcaaaactaacgggacaataaaaccaatttgtaaagaaaataaaatagcgggttatttcaaacatagtgcccacatatgtacacttacaattttgaaataatgcttctatacaaataataataatatataatttaatctttcacataaaaaaaaaaatatctgcttgatgccacaggatccctagactgcattggaataaattaatactttaagttaacgtgtaactagtgatcgtatttgagcattgtctagtgtgagcgagtgtccagtggagccggaccaacatgctgccacgcatttttatcctcaatataatctgacagtttataatatgcctgtttacacagttcacgctttatacaagatttaaattttttctcgttcagattcagtatggtagttggtagtttattataacatttaacacaaaaacccatgaaggatttctgcactttggacaatcggaattgcggtatagccaacttatttttacctctcgtattaagattatgtctgtcgcttcttttttcaaacaattgttgattttttcttacgtacataatattttcgtaaatgaattgagaaggcactgtaagaatatttatagttttaaaaagttctctcaaagattcacgacggggcaagttatatattgctcgaatagctcgcttttgcaaaataaaaattgattctacatccgcggcccgaccccacagcaaaatgccgtaagacattatgctgtggaaatagctaaaataaacaagccttgctgtatttacatccgttagctgcctaatttgtctgactgcataagcagcggagcttagtctccccgaaagtgcttttatgtggggcccccattgtaatctgtcatctagtgtgatacccaaaaatatagtctccttaacaaattccaacttttgtccgttcaaagcaacataacattcgttattttgtacgtttggcaagcaaaatttaatacatttggttttttctcattaagcgccaagttattaatagtaaaccaattatagacttgaagaatggagctgtttacgtcgtcaaaattattcatacgtcgacctatcttaaaaatcaatgatgtatcatctgcaaacagcaccatttttggttcattttcgaatatgagtggcaaatcgttaatgtagactaaaaaaaaaggacccaatattgaaccctgaggaacgcccatttttatctcagacccttgtgaattaacccCGTTTATATGAACTTTCAGCTGCCTATCCtctaaatatgatttcaatagacggagcgcagtgtttctaatcccgtaatgatttaatttcagcaaaagtgtctcatgatcaacgcaatcaaatgcttttgagaggtcgcaaaaaacacctatggcatcttgtgcttcctcccaggcaccaaatatttctttcattaaagtaacaccggcgtcagttgtacaacgacctttagtgaaaccatattgctgatggtggaagatagagtttttattaaaatgatgaagcatctgagacaatatcaacttttcaaacacctTGCTGAGGACTGGCagaatagatacaggcctataattattaggttctgtggtttcaccgcttttaaatagtgggataactttgctatatttcataaggtcagggAAAACcccgtcatctatacttttattaaaaatcatagccagatagggcgctatagtatgaataattgttttacagACTTTCACcgatagtccccaaagatcctcagttgattttatcttaatttctttaaaaactttaacgatctctagaggattcgtatattgaaaactgaaatcatcttgacatgtttttacattttttttaagcaaactagttGAGAGTGcggctgaagaatttaaatctctagttattttaataggaatattagtaaaaaaattttcaaattcctGTGCTACATCATAATTTGAGGAAATTTGTCCATTTTCagacattaacttaatttccgaattatgtatttttttcctaccagtttcattttgtattattttccaagttgtctttattttgtcatcagctgattttattttattgctgatataaagacgttttgcggctttgcacactaatctaaaagtctttgagtacgatgttacatattgttgaaaaaggggtcgttattatatggtttcatgccataaagGTCAAAAAGTTTATCTCTACTCTTCCTaatacctacagtagcccaatcgctaaatacaaatttggtatgaatatctttatttttgattggcaaaatattgttaaattccttgtttaataatagGGAATATgcagacaatttttttattttttaaattcaattttcacttcattttgatgtaaaaaaaaataaaccatagcTGTAAGAgtagtaattacttttttataaaattttaaaaatagtggTTTAATTTGACGAGTTCAAACGCTCCTATTT
This sequence is a window from Spodoptera frugiperda isolate SF20-4 chromosome 5, AGI-APGP_CSIRO_Sfru_2.0, whole genome shotgun sequence. Protein-coding genes within it:
- the LOC118272017 gene encoding activating signal cointegrator 1 complex subunit 2 — encoded protein: MMANKSVEFSNPDCLPVENLTLSVTNAGVVQQIKALDPYWVEKREMTIYERPPSGSTIVLGAVDTWKARMEGYLEDVKWLLSLEYHRFWSTILYHSQCMDALVSFLQEATPPYIAPHESRDVQTLYEDIRRHVLIVFSRLVTNKESKTQWMTKEFMADLLYDKFIFTIPIIWDLCLTYGVDNGRHVGRVLDCVFGLQPRYEGDAVAAVAFVKEAFKYIILQVNKDYDSEGPPNLPETFKGFSEIRRPSNSKAADKLTFGVLKDLVVHLLDTSMTLRIFLEVYPKSVPIFRKTNFVISIVQLYEYGIPLLYEKLEETGDQTSVTYTEIEAHIDTVRAELIDIFREILAAYKSAIFSGEGSIANHVEDYLAVMMDGLSEKLLIKDYHSCYPVHDDLEMLRQAYPDIDTVKTDFILQAIYSNLDEPVPELAAPTDQLTNGHIETPTQQNTPLDAEIPDNVREESLISEVKDIFPHLGDGFILKCLQHYGFNAERVINSVLEDNLAEPLRALDQSLPIIPEDPLDKKFLETGVARLNVFDGDQFDIMTRDDVDVSKIHVGKRRSKYKDLKEMLDDKSEVKKMVDIYSKYNLVCDEEALYSDEYDDTYDSDGVAPTADLTEDARRPFVTPRALRQYDRDQEEESDDEPEGQEEEKPSSSRNKMDFCVNPEEMRARREASYQARRGRGHGNRPAPQPRNTDVTGKPRGQGQEKEVLHNRDKKEKNKSARANHNRRSGAQWKRSQGMMPS